In one window of Nothobranchius furzeri strain GRZ-AD chromosome 11, NfurGRZ-RIMD1, whole genome shotgun sequence DNA:
- the LOC107384127 gene encoding alpha/beta hydrolase domain-containing protein 17A, whose protein sequence is MNGLSIRELCCLFCCPPCPSRIAAKLAFLPPEPTYALLPDPDPGSGATTVSAPNSGAAPPSLGAPGLRSRLSTSSGGDRGGGGGGGGGGSSNVSGGGTASTTGSTSVVGEGRWKLHLTERAEFQYSQRELDVTDVFLTRSSRGNRVGCMYIRCAPNARFTVLFSHGNAVDLGQMSSFYIGLGTRINCNIFSYDYSGYGASTGKPSEKNLYADIDAAWHALRSRYGISPENIILYGQSIGTVPTVDLASRFECAAVVLHSPLTSGMRVAFPDTKKTYCFDAFPNIEKVSKIPSPVLIIHGTEDEVIDFSHGLALFERCPKAVEPLWVEGAGHNDIELYSQYLERLRRFINQDLAAQHA, encoded by the exons ATGAACGGTCTGTCCATACGGGAGCTATGCTGCCTGTTCTGCTGCCCCCCCTGCCCCAGCCGCATTGCAGCCAAACTGGCTTTCCTCCCTCCAGAGCCCACCTATGCGTTACTCCCTGACCCAGATCCAGGTTCAGGAGCTACAACTGTGTCTGCTCCCAACTCTGGTGCTGCTCCTCCTTCGCTGGGAGCCCCGGGACTGCGTTCACGGCTGAGCACTAGTAGTGGAGGTGACAGAGGAGGTGGTGGAGGTGGCGGCGGCGGTGGCAGCAGCAATGTTAGTGGTGGCGGCACGGCCAGCACCACTGGCAGCACTAGCGTTGTGGGTGAAGGAAGGTGGAAGCTGCATCTCACAGAAAGAGCAGAGTTCCAGTATTCACAGAGAGAGCTGGATGTGACGGATGTATTCCTGACCAGATCCAGCCGGGGGAACAGAGTCGGATGTATGTACATTCGCTGTGCTCCCAATGCTAG GTTCACTGTGTTGTTTTCTCACGGAAATGCTGTGGACCTGGGTCAGATGAGCAGCTTCTACATCGGTTTAGGAACACGCATCAACTGCAACATCTTCTCCTACGACTACTCAGGCTACGGTGCCAGTACTGGCAAGCCCTCTGAGAAGAACCTTTATGCTGACATCGATGCTGCCTGGCACGCCCTGCGCTCCCG GTACGGCATCAGTCCCGAGAATATCATCCTGTATGGACAGAGCATTGGCACAGTGCCCACGGTAGATTTAGCCTCCAGGTTTGAGTGTGCTGCTGTGGTCCTTCACTCTCCTCTCACCTCCGGCATGAGGGTGGCCTTCCCCGACACTAAGAAAACTTACTGCTTCGATGCCTTCCCAAA caTCGAGAAAGTGTCGAAGATCCCGTCTCCAGTTCTCATCATTCACGGTACGGAGGATGAGGTGATCGACTTCTCTCACGGCCTGGCCCTGTTCGAGCGCTGTCCCAAGGCTGTGGAGCCCCTCTGGGTGGAGGGGGCGGGCCACAACGACATTGAGCTTTACAGTCAGTACTTGGAGCGGCTACGGCGCTTCATCAACCAGGACCTGGCTGCTCAGCACGCCTGA